Sequence from the Thermocoleostomius sinensis A174 genome:
TCAAGTAAAAACTGTCCCGCACCAGGTAGCTGGATGCGCTCAGCTTGAACAAACTTCTGAAACGGAGCATCATCAAAGCCAATTTCGGTTTTGCTCCTGATGGTTGGTTGTGTCCAAGAGTTATTCCAGGAGAAGGCTTTAACGGGTGCAGCTAACGCTAACACACTGGCTAAGACTGTAGATGTAGCAAAGAGGGTTGTTAGAATTGAGGTCTTCATGGCAAGATTTTCAGGCTTAATTCCTTAGGATGAATGACTAGAGCAGGTAAAAAATTAACTACGTCCCATCTTGGCTAAAGCAAGTAATTAATGACACCGAATATCTTCGGAATTAAAGAATGATAGATAGATAAAGGGATGGAGTTTATTTATCTAGGTTTTATGCACTAGATACTGCGCATTGTTTTCTACGTAAATAGCAGGTAAAGAAATTACCTACTATTTCTAAGTACGTAAACTTAATGATTCAGGTTTTTTGCAGAAGGGATGCATCAACGCAAGGTTCTCTGAAGTACTGAGGTTTCCGCCTGCTGATTCTCATGAGCGCTGTTCTAGACTTAAAAATTCTGGGAACTCTTGAGGCAGAATTCCGTGTAAATTGAACAACATTCCATTCATTTATGTGAGGTTTAAAGAGCCTTCATGCAGGTATTAGTCACTGGAGTTGCTGGGTTTATTGGATATCACTTAGCCAAACGCCTATTGTCTGACGGGCTAGCGGTAATTGGTGTAGATAATTTGAGTGATTATTACGATGTCAACTTAAAAAAGGCTCGTTTAGCGCAACTAACTCATCCGCAATTTACATTCCAGCTTCTCGATTTAAGCGATCGGCACGGTGTAGCCCAATTGTTTCAAGAGCACCAGTTTGACTACGTGGTAAATTTAGCAGCGCAAGCAGGTGTGCGGTATTCCCTGATCAATCCGCTGGCCTACATAGATAGCAACATCACCGGATTCGTCAATATCCTGGAAGGCTGCCGCCACAGCGCAATCAATCATTTAGTGTTTGCCTCCTCTAGCTCAGTGTATGGCATCAATCCAAAAGTGCCATTTTCTACCCGCGACAATGTAGATCATCCCATTTCGCTCTATGCTGCTACCAAGAAGTCCAATGAACTGATGGCGCATACCTACAGCCATCTATATCAGATCCCCATAACGGGATTGCGGTTCTTTACAGTCTATGGAGCATGGGGGCGCCCGGATATGGCCTATTTCAAATTCGTCAAGGCGATCGACGAAGGCAAGCCGATCGAGGTTTATAACTTTGGCAAAATGAAGCGCGATTTCACCTACGTTGATGATGTGATTGAGGGCGTGGTGCGCGTTATGCACAAACCGCCACAGCCAGACGAATCTACCTCTAAATCCCCTTCTAATGCTTGCTATAAGCTCTACAACATCGGCAATAACCAGCCTGTTGAGTTAATGCAGTTTATTGAAGTGATTGAATCCCTGTTAGGTAAACAGGCACAGAAACATATGCTGCCCATGCAACCGGGAGATGTACCTATCACCTACGCCGACGTGGATAATCTGATGCAAGAGGTGGGCTTTCGTCCTGAAACGCCGATCGACGTAGGCATGGCGCGATTTGTCGAGTGGTATCGCGACTATTATGGTTCGGTTCAGGATTAGTCCTCATCAAAAACCGGGGCCCAAATTTCCTCAACAATCATCTCCCAACCCGGCAATAGTTCTGGCACAGTCAAACGATCACCATTTCCCAGAATCTCCGCCTTTTCCACGCCCTCAACTCCAGGGCGGTAAACTTCTAATGTTTGCGTCCTAGGATCGACTAGCACTCCCACTTGAGTGCCCAATTGCAAAAACTCCTGAATCTTTTGGCGTAGTCTGGGCAATGTATCATTCTCAGATTTGACTTCAAACATGAGATCGGGAACAAGCTGAGCATACTTGCTGGTGGTGCGTCTCAGCCGCTCTGCCCGAATAAAAGACGCATCCGGCGCACGCACATCCTCCTCAGCATTGGGTAGCACGTAACCTGCACTCGAAGCAGCAACTCGCCCTAGTTTGCGGGGTCTGACCCAATTCCCCAGTTGACGTACGATTTCGGCTGCCACTTCGTCAGATTCCAACCCGGATGGACTCATCACAATAATTTCTCCATCTACCAATTCCATTGGATAGTCGGGGAGTTGTTTTTGTAGCTTTTCTAAATCTTTGATCGTTAAGCCAGACATACGCAAAAGAATGAAGGATGGAGAAGGACAGGAGTTGAGTGGCTTTGCTGTGAGTACTCAGCCCAGCATAAGTCTAGATTAGACTTTCTGTGGCGTCTGGCAACCGATCGCTGATTTTGCCATGAATGGCTGAGATGGCAACGGTACGAGGCGAGGCGAGATAGTTTTGTCCAGTAGGGTGGCCACTGCGCCCTTTAAAGTTGCGATTAGTAGCATAGATACCGACTTCGTTTGCACCCAAAATGCCCATGCCCGCGTTGATACAGGCTCCACAACCTGTTTTCAGGATGTGTGCACCTGCCTGTTCCAAAATATTCAGATAGCCAAGGGCTTCTGCCTGTTGCCGAATCGCTTGAGAGGCTGGCACAACAAATAAACTAACGCCGGGCGCAACATGCTGTCCCTTCAAGACAGCGGCTGCTTGGGCTAAATCAAACAGTTTGCCACCGGTGCAGGAACCAATGAAGGCACGAGTGATTGCCACATCGCCAATGTCACTCACACTGCCTACCTGATCGGGCTTGGGTGGACGAGCCACTTGGGGTTGCAACTGGCTCAAATCAAAACAATACACCCGCTCATAGTCGGCCCCTGGATCGCTAGTAACAGGTTCTAGTTCCGTTGCATTATCCATGTGACGACGCAAGTATTGACGAGTCGAGTCATCTACAGGCAATAGCCCACAAACCGCACCACATTCGATCGCCATATTTGCTAGGGTCATGCGCTCGTCGATCGGTAGTTGATCGATAATGCTGCCGCAAAACTCCATAACTTTGCCAGCAGCCCCGTCACAGCCAATCTGTCCCAAGATAAACAGCATGATATCTTTAGCGCTGAGGTGGGGCGACAAAGTTCCCGATAGCTCAAATAACAAAGTAGCCGGCACGCGCAGCCACAGATCGCCCATTGCCAATAGATTGGCCATGTCTGTGGTGCCTACGCCAGTGGCAAAGCTGCCAAACGCGCCATAGGTGCAACTATGCGAATCGGTTCCCGCAATCACCATTCCCGGTCGAACCAAGCCCTGCTCTGGCAACAGCACATGACAAATGCCTGCTGCATCTCCCGGCGAAACCACATCAAACAATTGACACCCCTGTTTCTGGGCAAATTGCACCATTTGCTGATGCATCTGTGTAGCACGTGAGTCAGAGCGAATATCGTTAATTTGAATAAAGTGATCCGCCACAAACACTACTCGATCGGGCTGCCACACTCGCGCATCTATCCCAAACTCTTGATAAAACAACTCGCCCACCGTCGCTGCAATGGCATCATGGGACATGGCCAAATCAACTTTAACAAACACTACCTCGCCCGGCTGCACATAGGCATTGCCTGATGCTCGAGCCAGCATTTTTTCAGCCATGGTCATGGGGCGTGGTTTCGTTTGGCTAGGAGGTACTACTTGCTGCCCTCTGCGACGCTGTTGATTAAAGGCAAATAAACCACCCGCTGCCACAATAGCCTCGATGACAGGATGCGGTTGATGATCACCAAGTTGCTCCAGCGCTAGCCCGATATTGATGCTATTTCGATAGAAAATTTCCGCGAACGATCGCGCCCGCACCGTGCGAATACCCGCCGATTTAATGGCCAACGGTGCAAACTCGCGGCTAGATCCACAGCCAAAATTAGTGCCAGCTTCAATCACGCTATAGTTTAGAAGCTGGCCTTCTCCAATTAGATGCTCAAATGCATAGTGCCTAAGATGCTCTGGATCAGAATTTGTTCCGCGCTGGGCTGGAATGATGTCATCGGTGTTGATGTCATCTCCCAACACTAAAATTGTTTCAGACAAACTCATCGGTTGCATCGATCGCCCCGGACAAATGCCTGTTACCCTTGCTCATTGCTTATCCAAGCCAGCCTAGCACTAAAGCCGTGCTGGTGGATTGAGAAAGCGGGTAGCAAACTTAAAGGCATCGCCCAGATCCACGTCGCCGTCCCGATTACCGTCTAAAAAGGAACTTAGGACAGTATTTGATGCTGTGCTGCCCGGTTTTCCAGAACCCATTTTCAGAAAACCTAGTGCAGCCGTTATCAGTCCTGGTAACATAGACTGCACCATGTTGGCGCTTAGGCCCGTTTTTTGAGCTACCGTTTGAGCAAGCTGCTGTTGCATTTGCGGCGACAGCACAGACGACAGCATTCCTAATCCAGAACTGCCGCTTCCGGTGAACTGACTCAGCATACTTTCAAGCCCGCCTGGCCCAGTCTTAGGTTGCTGTTTCAGCATCGAACGCAGCCCCCCAGTCAAAGCTGATAAGGCTGTTTGAGTGGTGGCACTATCCACCCCACTAGTAGTCTGGTTGATTGTATTGACGATTGAACTCAACTGATCCACGCTACCCTGCTGATTGGGATTGTTGATAGCGCTGAGCACATCAAAGAAAAGTCCCATATTCTAATCCCTTAAAGCCGTTATGAATTTACAGCTAGCCCGTACTGCGATTAAGCAAATCAACGATTGCATCGACAAACTTGCTATCAATCAAGCTTTTAGTAGCTAGCAGTTCTAATTGCCTGATTTTAATACTAAACGGCTACTTTTAGAGCTATTTCCCTTCTGTTTGCACAGTGGTTGCTCCATCTGTAGCTGGAGTAGTCCCTAGCCCTTTGCCGGCAAAGTACTTATTGAGGAAGGTGCTTGCCAGCGATAGCACGATCGGCCCAAGCAGAATGCCAAGCAATCCCTGCACCGAAAATCCTGGAACCAAGATAGACGCTAACCAAAAGCAGATGCCATTAATGACAAGAGCAAATAAACCAAGCGTTAAAAATGTGATCGGTAGTGACAAAAGCGACAAAATCGGTTTGATAAAGCCATTCACTAACCCGATCGCCACCGCCGCTATCAGCGCTGCTGGAAAGTTGGAGATATCTACCCCTGGTACAACCAGATCAACGATGAGCAGCCCTAACGCTGTTGCTAAGGTCGTTAATAGGATTCCAAGCATACGGGTGTTCCTTCGTTCTAAAAATATACAAAGTATTTACCAAGTGAACATGAGTAAACCGTCAAACCAGCTAAACCGCTTCTAGAAGAATCAGTTATCAGCCTGCGTCTGTTACGTTTGTACGCTTTGAATGATTCGTTTTGTCTTAAAGATTAAGCGTGAATACTGATTACTTTATCAGAGATTTGATTGAGGGTATAACAGATCCACGAAACAATTCCTTGACGTATTTTCTGTAGCCTTGAGAACACTAAATATGTGCTCTTGCCGACAATTTGATACGGTTGCTTAACTGGTTGCTATCTAACCTGTAAGCGAACCTAGCGATCGACACTGTGAGCATAGGCGATCGTATGACTAACTTATGCAAATCCAGGTTTGAATCTATCTAGTCTTGTTAAGAGTTTTATGTTATTCAGTTAGAAGCCCACTTAAAACGATCGGAAGCTAACACACGAACAACAGTCAGGCTACTTTAATATTTCTCAAAATCGATCGAGCTTCTCGACACAAGTAGCGGACGGTTCGTTTCAAAGCATCTGATGTCGCGTCAATGAGTAAATATCAGTAGTGTATAGGCAGGTAAGTATATGAAGATACTTCGATTTGTTTTGGCTATTTTGCTTCCTCCGGTTGGTGTTTTCCTAACTTACGGACTGAGCACAACCCTATTGATCAACGTTTTGTTAACGCTGTTGGG
This genomic interval carries:
- a CDS encoding phage holin family protein; its protein translation is MLGILLTTLATALGLLIVDLVVPGVDISNFPAALIAAVAIGLVNGFIKPILSLLSLPITFLTLGLFALVINGICFWLASILVPGFSVQGLLGILLGPIVLSLASTFLNKYFAGKGLGTTPATDGATTVQTEGK
- a CDS encoding NAD-dependent epimerase, with translation MQVLVTGVAGFIGYHLAKRLLSDGLAVIGVDNLSDYYDVNLKKARLAQLTHPQFTFQLLDLSDRHGVAQLFQEHQFDYVVNLAAQAGVRYSLINPLAYIDSNITGFVNILEGCRHSAINHLVFASSSSVYGINPKVPFSTRDNVDHPISLYAATKKSNELMAHTYSHLYQIPITGLRFFTVYGAWGRPDMAYFKFVKAIDEGKPIEVYNFGKMKRDFTYVDDVIEGVVRVMHKPPQPDESTSKSPSNACYKLYNIGNNQPVELMQFIEVIESLLGKQAQKHMLPMQPGDVPITYADVDNLMQEVGFRPETPIDVGMARFVEWYRDYYGSVQD
- a CDS encoding YqaE/Pmp3 family membrane protein, producing the protein MKILRFVLAILLPPVGVFLTYGLSTTLLINVLLTLLGWVPGIIHAVWALSKYEEKVTAIDQ
- a CDS encoding DUF937 domain-containing protein, with amino-acid sequence MGLFFDVLSAINNPNQQGSVDQLSSIVNTINQTTSGVDSATTQTALSALTGGLRSMLKQQPKTGPGGLESMLSQFTGSGSSGLGMLSSVLSPQMQQQLAQTVAQKTGLSANMVQSMLPGLITAALGFLKMGSGKPGSTASNTVLSSFLDGNRDGDVDLGDAFKFATRFLNPPARL
- a CDS encoding aconitase/3-isopropylmalate dehydratase large subunit family protein, encoding MSLSETILVLGDDINTDDIIPAQRGTNSDPEHLRHYAFEHLIGEGQLLNYSVIEAGTNFGCGSSREFAPLAIKSAGIRTVRARSFAEIFYRNSINIGLALEQLGDHQPHPVIEAIVAAGGLFAFNQQRRRGQQVVPPSQTKPRPMTMAEKMLARASGNAYVQPGEVVFVKVDLAMSHDAIAATVGELFYQEFGIDARVWQPDRVVFVADHFIQINDIRSDSRATQMHQQMVQFAQKQGCQLFDVVSPGDAAGICHVLLPEQGLVRPGMVIAGTDSHSCTYGAFGSFATGVGTTDMANLLAMGDLWLRVPATLLFELSGTLSPHLSAKDIMLFILGQIGCDGAAGKVMEFCGSIIDQLPIDERMTLANMAIECGAVCGLLPVDDSTRQYLRRHMDNATELEPVTSDPGADYERVYCFDLSQLQPQVARPPKPDQVGSVSDIGDVAITRAFIGSCTGGKLFDLAQAAAVLKGQHVAPGVSLFVVPASQAIRQQAEALGYLNILEQAGAHILKTGCGACINAGMGILGANEVGIYATNRNFKGRSGHPTGQNYLASPRTVAISAIHGKISDRLPDATESLI
- a CDS encoding Uma2 family endonuclease; amino-acid sequence: MSGLTIKDLEKLQKQLPDYPMELVDGEIIVMSPSGLESDEVAAEIVRQLGNWVRPRKLGRVAASSAGYVLPNAEEDVRAPDASFIRAERLRRTTSKYAQLVPDLMFEVKSENDTLPRLRQKIQEFLQLGTQVGVLVDPRTQTLEVYRPGVEGVEKAEILGNGDRLTVPELLPGWEMIVEEIWAPVFDED